A stretch of Oxyura jamaicensis isolate SHBP4307 breed ruddy duck chromosome 27, BPBGC_Ojam_1.0, whole genome shotgun sequence DNA encodes these proteins:
- the LOC118178854 gene encoding zona pellucida-binding protein 2-like, which translates to MLHAPHFWVDLGEPGVLGTMGMLTLLLCSCSGQPASVPGHLPASPSQEHKAGLVFIHMDSSLYSLPCGPKEMEVADPTYRWVRERADPKSLAVTEEGHLLFQHFQASDSGNYSCTISYMDHGLPVTQTFHYNVFGYHMPEGLETLLLFQSKLCEDEWTKRFLWDLQERLQHLETEQHCKLQFTTTSCFPSLNNPSDEFIIQVQLEVSFFGPNWDEHCKSQHMEMVTDCYHETIQHNLEQVRLALTRFFKEHKSFHVTGAGISGIIFTNEFISFLEIKQCNMGYGQTKQLQRCLDCCIVCPPGTFSPPKSLQCSLCPIGTYSMTYGVTFCTPCKDDMITQVPGASSMTECVTERIKQAVSIIHRIPLLLLIILPPLLAINFLFILSSCYWFQQEYWMSSPMASKKAGISRVTEMVTKIFRIPREGPKSGSPAADDNDTSLLDTSRPDTSTPQGSDEEHTNGTPSPPGTPNLALTDEGPAVLELEDRRDTP; encoded by the exons atgctCCATGCTCCACACTTCTGGGTGGACCTTGGAGagcctggggtgctggggaccaTGGGGATGCTGACCTTGCTGCTTTGTAGCTGCTCAG GACAGCCAGCGTCCGTCCCTGGGCACCTGCCTGCCAGTCCCAGCCAGGAGCACAAAGCGG GCCTTGTCTTCATTCACATGGACAGCAGCCTGTATTCTCTGCCCTGCGGCCCAAAGGAGATGGAGGTGGCTGATCCCACCTACCGCTGGGTGCGGGAAAGGGCAG ACCCCAAGTCGCTCGCGGTCACTGAAGAGGGACATCTCCTGTTCCAGCACTTCCAAGCCAGTGACAGTGGGAACTACTCCTGCACCATCTCCTACATGGACCACGGGCTCCCTGTGACCCAAACTTTTCACTACAATGTTTTTG GCTACCACATGCCTGAAGGCCTGGAGACCTTGCTGCTCTTCCAGAGCAAGCTCTGTGAGGATGAATGGACCAAAAGGTTCCTGTGGGATctgcaggagaggctgcagcatcTGGAGACTGAGCAGCACTGCAAGCTGCAGTtcaccaccacctcctgcttCCCCTCACTCAACAACCCTTCGGACGAGTTCATCATCCAAGTACAGCTCGAAG TGTCCTTCTTCGGGCCCAACTGGGACGAGCACTGCAAATCCCAGCACATGGAGATGGTCACAGACTGCTATCATGAAACAATCCAGCACAACCTTGAACAG GTCCGGCTCGCCCTCACCAGGTTCTTTAAGGAGCACAAGTCCTTCCACGTCACCGGGGCTGGTATCTCCGGCATCATCTTCACCAACGAGTTTATCAGCTTCCTGGAGATCAAGCAGTGCAACATGGGCTACGGGCAgacaaagcagctgcagagatgTCTCGACTGTTGCA TCGTGTGCCCACCAGGGACGTTCAGCCCTCCGAAGAGCCTGCAGTGTTCCCTGTGCCCCATTGGGACCTACAGCATGACCTACGGGGTGACGTTTTGCACTCCCTGCAAGGACGACATGATCACCCAGGTGCCGGGTGCCAGCTCCATGACTGAGTGTGTCACAGAAAGGATCAAGCAAG CTGTCTCCATCATACACAGGatccccctcctgctccttaTCATCCTGCCACCGCTACTAGCCATCAACTTTCTCTTCATCCT CAGCTCTTGCTACTGGTTCCAACAAGAGTACTGGATGTCATCCCCAATGGCTTCCAAGAAGGCAGGAATCTCCAGGGTGACAGAGATGGTGACCAAGATCTTTAGGATCCCCAGGGAGGGCCCCAAATCtggctctcctgctgcagatgACAATGACACCAGCCTTCTGGACACCAGCCGCCCGGACACCAGTACACCTCAGGGGAGTGACGAGGAGCACACGAATGGAACCCCCTCCCCTCCTGGGACCCCCAACCTTGCTCTGACCGACGAgggccctgctgtgctggaacTGGAGGACAGGAGGGACACTCCCTGA